A DNA window from Centroberyx gerrardi isolate f3 chromosome 3, fCenGer3.hap1.cur.20231027, whole genome shotgun sequence contains the following coding sequences:
- the sfrp2 gene encoding secreted frizzled-related protein 2, whose amino-acid sequence MRGFILTVMWVITLPACMEAIHGLYNFGQHELFYKKNNCKPIPANLLLCHDIEYTEMRLPNLLGHETMNEVLQQASSWIPLVQKQCHPDTRKFLCSLFAPVCLDDLDEPIQPCRSLCESVKHGCAPVMSAFGFPWPDMLDCNRFPLDNDLCIPPAGVDNFVPVTKEVPRVCDACKEKDENDNEIVDNLCKNDFALKIKVKEISYINGDTKIVPETKSKTIYKLNGVTERDLKKTVLWLRDGLQCVCEEMNDINAAYLVMGQKMDGHLVITSLKRWQKGQREFKRISRSIRKLQC is encoded by the exons ATGAGGGGCTTTATTCTGACAGTGATGTGGGTGATAACTTTACCTGCGTGCATGGAAGCTATCCACGGATTGTACAATTTTGGCCAACATGAACTATTCTACAAAAAGAACAACTGCAAGCCTATACCTGCAAACCTCCTCCTGTGCCACGATATAGAATACACCGAGATGCGCCTGCCGAACCTGCTCGGACACGAAACCATGAATGAAGTTCTGCAGCAAGCTTCGTCTTGGATCCCGCTGGTTCAGAAGCAGTGTCATCCCGATACGAGAAAGTTCCTCTGCTCCCTTTTCGCTCCCGTCTGTCTGGACGACCTGGACGAGCCCATCCAGCCGTGCAGGTCTCTGTGCGAAAGCGTCAAGCACGGGTGCGCACCTGTGATGTCCGCGTTTGGCTTCCCTTGGCCAGACATGTTGGACTGCAATCGTTTCCCACTCGACAACGACCTGTGCATACCACCTGCAGGCGTCGACAACTTTGTGCCAGTCACCAAAGAGG TGCCCAGAGTATGTGATGCTTGCAAGGAAAAGGATGAAAATGACAACGAAATTGTTGACAACCTCTGTAAGAATGACTTTG CTCTGAAGATCAAAGTCAAGGAGATCTCCTACATCAACGGCGACACCAAGATCGTGCCGGAGACCAAGAGCAAGACCATTTACAAGCTGAACGGCGTGACCGAGCGCGACCTGAAGAAGACGGTGCTGTGGCTGCGGGAcggcctgcagtgtgtgtgcgaggaGATGAACGACATCAACGCCGCCTACCTGGTCATGGGCCAGAAGATGGACGGCCATCTGGTCATCACCTCGCTGAAGCGCTGGCAGAAGGGGCAGCGTGAGTTCAAGAGGATTTCCCGCAGCATCCGCAAGCTgcagtgctaa